The Phaeodactylum tricornutum CCAP 1055/1 chromosome 2, whole genome shotgun sequence DNA window GGCAGATCATTTCTTCACCATCCGTACGCCCCCGTTTTCTCGAACCGCCGGTGAGATGGAGCTGCCGACTCGAGGAAACACTCTGGATACCACTTACATCACGAGAGGAACCGATTCTTTTCTAAGTTGTTAAATCATGCGACGTGTCAGTGCTCTCTCAATATgctccttttgctttttggtttATTCCGAAGGTTTTACCGGCATTTTATCGCGGGACGCCGTTGCACAATGCAGATTGCCTCTCTTCGCCACCAGGGACCAAAGTTCGCTGACTTTTCGCTGCGACATTCAATACACATCAGAGGTGCTACCGGAATGCGGAAAAGAGGAGGCTGCTGCGTTTCTGTTCCGACCCGAAACACGTGATCTTTTGCTGAGTGCCGGTGGCTCCCGCCTGGTCAAGGAAGTGCTCGTTACTCCAGAGATCAAAGGCATGTGGGTGGAAGCTTGCCAAAGGTACTACAGTCAGGAAGACTTTCCAGAAAAGGGGGACAAAGTCATGGTAGTGGGAACCGAGATAAAGTTTCCTGGATTGAAACTGATGATCAAAGCTTTGAGTGGCGTAAAAGCCTACTCAACTGACGACGGATTGTACATATACAAGTTCTACAGTATTGCCGAAAAGCAGCAAGTAGAGGGAGCATTGCCGGTAGTTTGGCTATTCAACCAAATAACGGGAGCCAAGGACAAGCCTAATGGATTTGGCCCCTCCAACGCCTGGTCCAAGACTTGTGTCTCAATTGTAGAGCTTGGCGCTGGAACTGCTTACAACTTTGACTGCACTTTTGAAATCAAAATGCAATTTCCCGCTACTCTTCTGCGACTCCTCCCAGCGTCGAAGGAAATGGTAGAAGAGCAATCAAGTATTACAATACGGAACACCCTATTCAAGGACATTGTTAAAGCCGTTGATGCTTCACACAAAGCTTTTTCTCAAAGGTGTGATTCGACTCTTAAAGTTTAACAGCAAACAAATAGTCTGGGAACACAACTGGAACACAAGAGTGAGCTTTTAATGCCTGCCTACGGGTAAGCAACTCCGCTTCTCGGCAGGGAGGTCAAGCAACCATTCTATTTTAGGTATGACGGCTCTGTTTGGCGAAGAATGTCAATTCAATGCGCACGAAAGCGAATCGTGATGAcattttcaaatccttaTTTTGCATGACTCCGACGCTCCACCTGTTGCGTTCATGTAGCAACCTAGCCCAATGCACTTTGTCATATTTCAAAGGCTAGAGATTAGAATAGAAACTAATACCCTCTACATGACAGAGCATGATGCGTAGCAGAAACTttaattcacagtcacgaGTTGACGTCAATCAAAGACACAGTCAATACACGACCCAACCCAATTCACCGTTTCCGGGTCTATGGTTGAATATTTTGTCGAAAGATACGTAGAAAAAGGTCCAGACTGTCTGTGGTTTCTTTGTCAGTCAGAATCCACATACCGTTTGGTCGTGTGCAGCTTCGATTGACAGCTATTGCT harbors:
- a CDS encoding predicted protein — translated: MRRVSALSICSFCFLVYSEGFTGILSRDAVAQCRLPLFATRDQSSLTFRCDIQYTSEVLPECGKEEAAAFLFRPETRDLLLSAGGSRLVKEVLVTPEIKGMWVEACQRYYSQEDFPEKGDKVMVVGTEIKFPGLKLMIKALSGVKAYSTDDGLYIYKFYSIAEKQQVEGALPVVWLFNQITGAKDKPNGFGPSNAWSKTCVSIVELGAGTAYNFDCTFEIKMQFPATLLRLLPASKEMVEEQSSITIRNTLFKDIVKAVDASHKAFSQRCDSTLKV